TGCTGAGCAGTATTAACCAGATTGGGGACGTGCTGCTGGTAGAAGACGACAATGTGATTGAGGATGACTTCAACACAGAGGCGTACAGCAAGCTGATTAACAGTGAAGTCATCACCGAAACGGGTGAAATGCTGGGCAAGGTGCGCGGCTTTAAGTTTGACAAGCGCGATGGTCGGGTAGAGTCGATCGTAATTGCTACCTTTGGTTTGCCCCAAATCCCTGACAATCTGGTCAGCACCTACGAACTATCAATGGATGAGGTGGTCAGCAGCGGACCCGATCGTCTAATTGTCTTTGAAGGTGCGGAGGAGAAGCTGAGTCAGCTCACGGTGGGACTGCTAGAACGAATTGGCATTGCCAGACCTGCCTGGGCAAGAGATGAGGATGATGCCTACGTCACGCCCACTGCGGCGGTGAATCAATTGCCCTCTGGAATTCGCACCCCCGTTGAGCCGCTGCAAAGCAGAACTCCTGCGGCAGAGCAAACCTGGGATGAGGATAATTGGAGCGAGGCACAGCCCAGCCGTCAGCTTCGGGAACTGCGTCAGCCAGAACCCGTTTATCTGGAAGAGGAGGATAACTGGGGCGGCAGGCAGCAGCAATACGCCGAGATGGAATATGAGGAAATTCCTGCCGAGCGTCCAGAATACAGACAGGTAGATTATTCGGCACCCGATGAGGACCTGACGAAGGACGCCTGGGCAGACGATGAAAATCCTCAGCCTTCCCCCCCAGTCAATCTTCCTGAGCGGCGGCGAGTCGTGGAATACGAGGAAGAGACAGATTATTAGGAGATCACGGAGACCACAAGAATTTCAGAGATCACAGTCAGGGGCAGCAGCCCCTTTTTGCTTTCTTCTACAAATTTGCTTCCTTCTACAAACTCAAAAATTTGTACGACTCTGGCTTTCCTTACCCATGCCTAGCCCTGGTGAAGGAATTGTAATCGAGAAAAAAATCGAGAGAATAGGGAGTTCTAACGCTCTGGCGTTCCTTCCTCTGTAGACTTCTCCTGGAAGCCGCGAACGATACGAGATAGCTCGTTCTTCTCGTCGATGCTGACCCTTGTTGGCGAACCGCTAATAATGCGCTCGAAGTTGCGGAAAGAATCCTTAATTTCCGGACCCCGCTCGCTAATGACATACTCACGGATGCCCTTATCGTGCCAGGAGCCGCGCATCTTGAAGACGTTGATTGCTCGTGCCATTTCGCCGCGAATCTCAACGTATTGGAGCAGAATAATGGTATCGGTAATAGTAGAGATATGGGAATCGGTGATAGAGTTTGACCCCATAAACTGATCCGAAGTATTGGTAAAAAATCCAGTGATTTCTTCCTGCTTGGCAAATCCCGTAACACCAATTACGAACTGACGGAAGGCATTGTTGCTGACTCCTCGCGCCAGAGCAGATAGGGAATCGATCGCAATTCGGGAAGGCTTAAACTCTGCAATCTCAGACTTAATGATTTGCAGGTGATCCTCTAAGCCCGCAGATTCCGGGTAGGCGCAGATAATTTTCAGTAAGCCACGCTGCTCCAGATCCTCGAAATCAATGCCCCAGGAGTAGGCGTTGCGGGAGAGCTGGGCACGGGACTCCTCGTAGGCAAACAGCAGAGCGCGTTCCCCAATACGACAGCCATCCTGAAGGAATTTGCTGACCAGCAGAGTTTTCCCGGTTCCCGTCGCCCCCGTTGCCAGAATGATCGAATCTCTGAAAAAGCCGCCGCCGCACATCTCGTCCAGCGTTTTCACCCCGCAGGATACCCGCACATTGGACGATCGCTGAGTCAGACGCATTGCTCCTAGCGGGAAGATGTTGATCCCCTGATCGGTGATAGTGAAGGGATACTCGCCCTTCATGTGGGTTGTACCGCGCAGCTTCAGAATTTCGATCGTGCGTCGGCGTCGCTCTCCTTCCAGAACATTACGGACGATCGCCACGTTATCAGAAACAAATTCTTCGACGCCAAATCGTGCAACCGGACCGTATTCCTCGATTCGCTCCGTCGTCATGATCGTTGTTGCACCCACCTGCTTCAGGCGAGCCACCAACCGAAAGATTTCTCTCCGCACCACCGAGGCAGCGTCGTACTGCTGAAACACCGCCGTCACAGAGTCGATCGAGACTCGTTTTGCCTTGTACTTGCGGATGGCGTACTGGATTCGCTCAATCAGGGCAGAGAGGTCGAAATTACCGATGACATCCTGCCCTTCGGGATCGGGAGAAGCATCAAGGATAAAAAGCTTGCCCTCATCAATTAGCTTCTGTAAATCCCAGCCAAAACTAAAGGCATTTTTAATAATATCGGCGGGCGATTCTTCAAAGGTGACAAAGATACCCGGTTCATCAAAATATGTAATACCGCTGTAAAGGAACTGGACAGCAAATAGCGTTTTACCCGTGCCCGATGTGCCGCTGACCAACGTTGTTCTGCCCGAAGGTAGCCCACCATGGCTGATGTCGTCGAACCCTTCAATCATGGTACGGATTTTTTGAACCCCTACCAGGGTTTGACCGTTTTGCTCGCTCAGCTGTCCATCCTGATTCGTCTGGGTCATGAGTTAACGTAGCCTTTACTTAAATCAATTAAATCAATTAGTGCGTTAATCAGGGCGTTGAATAGGAATGAGACGTGATACAGCAAACCGACTCTGATGTTGCAGTCCCAACTGGCATAGCTTCTTTGCCACACCAAACTGTGAGGTCACAGCGCAATGGCATAGGGTGTAACAGCATAGTGTGTCGAGCGCGAACTAACCTGCATTTGCTTTGAATTGACCAACATTTTTGAATAAAACAATAGATTTTTACTTAAAGAACCCTGCTTAAATCACTTCTTCCAAACACTGTCTAATCTGACACTTAACTCACGATTTAGACCCCTGGTTCAACCCATAACCATTATCAACAACGCTTTTCAGTTGCGATATCATATCAGTTCCAGAGACACAATCTACTTTTCAGCCCTATTTTTGACCCAAATTTCTGAACTCAATCTTGACCCCAAACTGTCATCCGGAACTGCTAATTGCGTCCTGACTCGGCTTCCGAAACTTACAGTCTCATCGAACAGCCTCATCGAAACAAACGCCCTATTCCGACTCTTCGATCGAGTCAAAATCGGTTTCCTCATCTTGCAATTCATCGTAGAGGAGATCAAGCCCGATTAACACTCGCTCGCGATCGGAGAGATCGCCAATAATTTTGCGAACCGGAGGCGGCAGAATTTTTGCCAGGGTGGGAGTCGCCAAGATTTTATCTTCTTCAGCAAGCTGGGGATTTTTAAGCACATCAATGACTTTGAGTGCATAGACCCCCTGAAACTCTTTCTCCAAAATGTTGTTAAGCGTTTTTAACGCTCGCACCGAATTCGGTGTATTTCCGGCGACATAAAGTTTAAGAATGTAGGTCTTTTTCAAAGGACTCATGGAACATGGAGATAGGTTAATGCCTTAATCGTGACTTACTGTAATCCTGACTTAACTGTATTAGCTGTAGGAGTCGGCGCACATTCCACGGCAATCACACCACAGCAATCACAAAGATACCATCATACTGAGCCTGTCTGAATTCGACAATGACGGTTCTACGGCAATCAGGACGCGAAACAGGAGGATGATAGACCCAGCTTTCGGGCAGTCGGCAAACCCACGAAGTCCATTCAGAAGGTCTAAGCCACAGGATTTAAGTATCAAAAGTTACCAGCTTTCAGGAATCCCTGGGAATTGAGCGGCGGTACATCTCGCAAAGGTGGGCGATCGTATCAATCAAAGTGAGGCGATAATCCAGCAAAACCTCATCGCTGCGCCCTTCAAGCTTCAGATGCTTGGAGAACTCATCCATTAGCTCCATGTGGATTTCTACAATCTGGGCGACGGGCACATCCGCGAAAAAAGCCACATTGACGAAATTATCGATCTGTTCGTTGAGGGAAGGCTCGTTCAAAAAGTAAACCAGGATAATTTCCCGATACTCCTCCTTGAGCTGCCGCAGCAGTTCGTCTTGTTTGTCTAGCGGTAAATGGCGCAAAAAGTTCTGGGGATTTCGTTTGTAATACACGCCCAGATAGCCAAGTCGTTCTTTCAGCTTCTCAGCAAGACGGAGCTGCTGGGTCATGAGGGACTTGTGGGTGGCGAGGGCGTCGGTCTCGCTCACTGTTGTTGTGACACCGGACTCCGAGCTTTCGGGGGAAAGCTGAATAAATTTGCTAATCGCCTGGTCAATCGATAGCCCAATCTGTCCGGTTTGCTGCAAACTAAGCTGTTGAACGGCGGCATGATAGGAATAGCGGCGGTTGCCCCGCAGTTCCCCAGCGGGATAATCGGTGAGCGATCGTTCAACGTCAACAATCACAGCAGGTAAAAAGACGGTTTGCTGACTCAGCTCATTCAGGAGGGATTGCAGGGCAGGATTTGCCTGGAGAACGAGGCAATCTACATGATTCGATCGAATGAATTGCAATAGTTCAGCTGTATCCGTGAACGCATGGAGGGCGTAGCGGACTAGCGCCTGCTCCTCCGCAGCAGCGGAATTTAGCGCTTCAGATAGTTTCTGAACAACGGTCGCGGCTGCAAGAATACCGATCGAAAGAAGTGAACGCAAGGCTAGGCAACCCGTGGATGACAATGACCTGAGGCGGACAGGTACCTGAGACAGACCAGTACCTTCGTCACACGACCTGGACTCCTGAACATTCAGTCTTGTAGGTTGAATCTGGGACAGGGAAAGCCAGAGCCGATGGTTTTTAAGCAGTTTGCTAACGTAATCAGTTTAAAGATTGATTCAAATAAAAAATATTAGCGACGCTTAGAATACTTAATATTCATTCTAGTTGAAAAAGCCATTGCTTCAGCTCTTCTGCCGTCATAATTAAAATGGCTCCCCGATTCAGGGCTACGATCGCCCTTCTGGTTTTGTTTTTTTGGATTGGTTCTGTCGCTGTCCGCTTCACTGTTAAACGTCATCAGTCCGTTCTTCAATCCACTGGTATTTGAACCTATCGGGATTTTAATCCATCGGGATTGCTGCTGGTTGATCTGCCCGCTGAACCCTTTCCAGCAAACGTCATGGCTACTGCTCGTCTGAGGAAATTTATCGTCTCTGTTCCGGCGATCGCCCAAGCAGACTCCGTTGCACGAGCATGGAAAGTGTTTCGCCAGCAGGGCTGTGACCAGATTGTGGTGTTGGATGGGCAGGGTGAACCGCTGGGTGTACTGCGACTGCTAACCCTGATTCCGAACTTACCCCAGTCTCTTGGCGAAGCATCGAAGGATTGGCAGCAAACCCTTGAACAGCTTCAGCATACCGCCCTGGCACAGAGAAAAACGCTGCTGGAACCCCTGCTGCTCCTTTCAGCAAACCAGCGAATCGATCAGCTTCAGCCCTATCTACCTCAAATTCAGCAGCATTGGGGCATTCTGGATGCCCGTCACCAGTTTGTAGGGCTAGTCGATCGTCTTCAGCTTTTGCAGGCTCTCTACAGTCAACACGTGGTTAGCTCGCCTTCCCCGCTCGATCCTGCGGTCGCACATTTGGGCAAGCGCGACTCAAGCTGGGAATTTCCGATGAAAGCCAGGACGATCGAGGAACAGTGGCAAACCTCCCGCCAGCCAGAGGTAGGACGATCGGGTGGAGCCTTTGCTACCCCCATTCCGGCAAACGCAAAATCAACGGCTAAGCCCGTTTTCACGCCCGATCCGCTGGTTGAACTGCTGGAACGGCTGCCAATTCCGTTGATGCTGCAAACGGCAACAGGACAGGTGATTACCCAGAACTTGGCATGGCGACAGCAGGTCGGAGATCTACAAGACCCTCAGAAAGTTCGCCGAGAGGCAGCCCTGTTTCTGGAATCACTCCAGGGTTCGGAACCTGCAACAGTATTCGTCGAAATGGAAACCAGTCCCGAAGGTCTCTCGACGGTTGCTGCAAAAACGATCGATCCTTCGCCGGAAGAACTGCGAAACAGTCAGCACTTGGAACAGTGGAATGATGCTGCCAGCCAAATTCCGTCCGCTGCGGATCTAACGGGTCTTTGCCGAATCGGAACGACTCCCCATGCCTGTGTTTGCCTGTGTCCGCTGAAAAATGGACAGGAACGTGTCTGGCAATTTATGAAGGTATCGATGGGAACGACTAATCCGCTGCCGACCCCTCAGTCTGTTCCTTCCCCACTGCTGGAAGAAGAGACCGAATTCGTTCCC
This is a stretch of genomic DNA from Leptolyngbya ohadii IS1. It encodes these proteins:
- the kaiC gene encoding circadian clock protein KaiC, which translates into the protein MTQTNQDGQLSEQNGQTLVGVQKIRTMIEGFDDISHGGLPSGRTTLVSGTSGTGKTLFAVQFLYSGITYFDEPGIFVTFEESPADIIKNAFSFGWDLQKLIDEGKLFILDASPDPEGQDVIGNFDLSALIERIQYAIRKYKAKRVSIDSVTAVFQQYDAASVVRREIFRLVARLKQVGATTIMTTERIEEYGPVARFGVEEFVSDNVAIVRNVLEGERRRRTIEILKLRGTTHMKGEYPFTITDQGINIFPLGAMRLTQRSSNVRVSCGVKTLDEMCGGGFFRDSIILATGATGTGKTLLVSKFLQDGCRIGERALLFAYEESRAQLSRNAYSWGIDFEDLEQRGLLKIICAYPESAGLEDHLQIIKSEIAEFKPSRIAIDSLSALARGVSNNAFRQFVIGVTGFAKQEEITGFFTNTSDQFMGSNSITDSHISTITDTIILLQYVEIRGEMARAINVFKMRGSWHDKGIREYVISERGPEIKDSFRNFERIISGSPTRVSIDEKNELSRIVRGFQEKSTEEGTPER
- a CDS encoding PRC-barrel domain-containing protein, encoding MNFEQQYCQRADLIGIQLITRDGGKRLGVVSQLWVDVDRREVVAIGIRESMLGGVLSQEQRTVLLSSINQIGDVLLVEDDNVIEDDFNTEAYSKLINSEVITETGEMLGKVRGFKFDKRDGRVESIVIATFGLPQIPDNLVSTYELSMDEVVSSGPDRLIVFEGAEEKLSQLTVGLLERIGIARPAWARDEDDAYVTPTAAVNQLPSGIRTPVEPLQSRTPAAEQTWDEDNWSEAQPSRQLRELRQPEPVYLEEEDNWGGRQQQYAEMEYEEIPAERPEYRQVDYSAPDEDLTKDAWADDENPQPSPPVNLPERRRVVEYEEETDY
- the kaiB gene encoding circadian clock protein KaiB: MSPLKKTYILKLYVAGNTPNSVRALKTLNNILEKEFQGVYALKVIDVLKNPQLAEEDKILATPTLAKILPPPVRKIIGDLSDRERVLIGLDLLYDELQDEETDFDSIEESE
- a CDS encoding circadian clock protein KaiA; the protein is MRSLLSIGILAAATVVQKLSEALNSAAAEEQALVRYALHAFTDTAELLQFIRSNHVDCLVLQANPALQSLLNELSQQTVFLPAVIVDVERSLTDYPAGELRGNRRYSYHAAVQQLSLQQTGQIGLSIDQAISKFIQLSPESSESGVTTTVSETDALATHKSLMTQQLRLAEKLKERLGYLGVYYKRNPQNFLRHLPLDKQDELLRQLKEEYREIILVYFLNEPSLNEQIDNFVNVAFFADVPVAQIVEIHMELMDEFSKHLKLEGRSDEVLLDYRLTLIDTIAHLCEMYRRSIPRDS